The Bdellovibrio bacteriovorus genome includes the window CCAAGTTGGGGATTTTATCCGCCGGCGAAAGATCAATCCCTTATTGAGTTAAAAACTAGATTCCACCCCCTGCCCACCAGTTCCCAAAGTATTTTGCCCCGAGGACTGGGAAGATCCTATGGCGATTCCTGCCTCAATAATGGTGGATCTTTGATTGATACTCATCTGCTAAATCATTTTATCGAGTGGGATCACCAGAACGGTGTGATTCGTTGTGAGGCCGGTGTTTCATTTGATGAAATTTTAAAACTCGTTGTTCCGAAAGGTTGGTTTTTACCTGTCACCCCGGGAACCAAGTTCGTAACCGTCGGTGGCGCGATTGCCAACGATGTGCACGGGAAAAATCATCACAAGTCCGGCAACTTTGGAAACCACATTCTTTGCTTTGAGCTGTTAAGATCATCTGGTGAGCGTCTTATATGCAGTCGCCGAGAAAATAGTGATTTATTTTTTGCGACCATTGGCGGTCTGGGGCTGACCGGGCTAATTACGTGGGCCGAGTTTAAACTTGCGCCCATCAATTCATCTTGGATCGTTCAAGAGCAAATTCAATTCCATTCGCTGGCAGAGTTTTTTCAACTGTCGATAGAGTCTGAAAAGGATTACGAGTTCACCGTATCTTGGGTTGACTGCGTAACCCCCGGAAAAGACGTTCGAGGAATCTTCATTCGGGGCAATCAAGCAAGCCCTCGCCAAGAAGCCAACTTTAAAGTTCACGCCGATCCAGGCATTAAACAGATTCCATTCTTTTTCCCTGAATGGTCTTTAAATTCGGTTAGTGTCCGGGCATTCAATGAGCTCTACTATCGCAAAAATCTTTCAAGCACTAAAACCAATGTAGTTCATTATGAACCCTTTTATTACCCCCTTGATGCTATTCACAATTGGAACCGGATTTATGGACGACGCGGTTTTTTGCAATATCAGTGCGTGGTCCCCTATAAAAACGATTCGGGCAAAGCTTTGGAAGAAATATTCTCTATCTTCAAAAAAACGCAGATGGGATCTTTCCTCGCAGTTCTTAAAACTTTCGGTGCAATCAAATCAGAAGGTCTTCTTTCATTCCCACGCGAAGGTGTTACGCTGGCACTGGATTTTGCAAAACATGGCATAGAACTTTTAGAGACCTTAGAGCTTTGTGACAAAATAGTCCGAAGTGTGGGCGGAGCCGTTTATCCAGCAAAAGACGCGCGCATGACAGCCGAAAGCTTTCACTCGTTCTTCCCAAGAGCAGAAGAATTCAAAAAACATATAGATCCCCAATTTTCATCCAGTTTTTGGAGACGCATCCTATGAAGAAAATCGTTATTATCGGAGCAACTTCTTACATTGCCCAAGACGTCGCAAAAATCTATGCCGCTGAAAAAAATGAATTTGTTTTAGTTGGACGTAATCGTCAACATCTTGAAGTTATCTCCCAAGATCTTAAAGTTCGCGGAGCCAGCCAAGTTCATATATTGACTGAAGACCTTAACCAAATATCTGAGCACGCAAAACTTGTTGATGCCATTTGGTCCCAGCTGCAAAACGTCGACATTGTTTTATTAGCGCACGGAATTTTGGGTGACCAGCGAAAAGCCGAAACGGATGCTAACGAATTTTTATCCATCATTAATAGCAATTTCGTTAGCCATGCTTCACTTATGAATTTGATTGCAGAAAAAATGAAGACGCAAAAAAAAGGCACTATCGCAGTTATTTCCTCAGTGGCCGGCGAAAGAGGAAAACAGTCCAATTATATCTATGGCGCCGCAAAAGCCGCTAAGTCCGTATTTTCAGACGGCCTTAGAAATAGACTTTTTCCCTATGGGGTTCATGTCTTGACCCTTAAATTAGGATTCGTTGATACTCCCATGACGAAGTCCTTTAAAAAGGGTCCCATCTGGGCGAAGTCCCCGACTGTTGCTAAAGGAATTGTTCACGCGATTGCAAAGAAAAAGGACTCCGTGTATCTGCCATTCTTTTGGCGCTACATCATGATGATCATCACCTCAATTCCAGAGAGAATATTTAAGAAATTAAGCCTTTAACATCTTCGCACAGCTGTCACCTCAAGGACCGCAATACTTAATGGCTGTTTTGCTTTCTTCATAATTTGCTAAAACTTTTAGCGCTTCCCAACGCACGTCGCGCACCCATTCCTTTTGGGAAATCTGCTCAAAGTGATCGTAGGCTTCAAGACAGATGCTAGATTCGTCGTTACAATTTATATATCGAAGGTTTTCGCAGGCAATACCAATGCGACGAACAGCAAGTGCGCGAGAGGTCTCATCTGGATGAACGGCCTTTGTTCCGGCGCCTAAGATTTCGTCGAGCAGGAATCGAACCGTCTTTTCGGCGTCCGCCCGTCCAATAGGAGCAAAAGGTCTTATTTTCTCGACCACCACCCTGGACACTGTACTTCCGCGAACTCTATGCGCATCGAGAATTAGGCCGAGACTCGCAAGGTTCAAATCTAGGGACCCCATTTCCAGATCCCACGCCGCCGACCTTTGCATCATCAAACCATCCTGACCATCGCAGTAAGGTGGTTCTGCGGCCAACAAAATGCGTACGGAGCTGCTTCCCGGGAGACTCCAGACGCTTTTGATATAATCATCCCAATCACTAATAAATGAACGTCTTGATCCATCCGCCATAGTATAGTTTTGACTACAGGGCAGACGCCCTGCATTGTAACTTTCCAACCAGGGGCCTGCAGCTTCGCCGCCTTTAAAATGCGCTGAAAACGGTTTAAATAGAGATGCTTGAGCTTCATACTGCACAACTGAAATTGGGGCACCATCATCATTCAGATGGTCTGGATACATAGTGGAATCCGCCGCGTACTGCTTTAAGATATCTATAAATGAAGAATCAGTGGGAGCCAAAACCCGCAGGGCCCGCAAAGTACCGACAAATCTGCTGTAACCCACAATTTGGTGATATCCCCCTGAGGTGAGCCATCGCTGGTCCCCAATGGCTTTCAAATCCTGCAGCAATACACCTGATGATCGCTTGCACCCGAATTTTGCTATCTCTCCAACAACATTAAACAAACTATCTGGAAGGTACCCGTCTTTTCCGGGTAAGGCATCTTCCCCAATATGAGCGCTCAGTATTTGCTCTAAGTCCGTTAAACGAGCTTCATCTGCCGCACTCAAATTCTCACATTCAGCGGCCTTTAAAAATAGCGATTGCTCAGTCAGGACATTCTCGTTCTTATTCAACGCTAACGTTTCGCTGCCCTGGTTCGCAGTTTCCTTACAGCCAACTGCAAATAGTAGGGTTAGGCACATAAAACTTTGTTTCACCCAAAACCTCCCGGCGAAGTTTTATTATATCCTCCCTCATCTCCATCTAAACTATTTTCTATTTCTGTATAATTCCGAGAAAACCTGTGTCATTTAAGTCACGCATTTTTGAGAGTACTTAGGGACTCGTTGTTCTCAAAATTAGATTTTCATTGAATCTCTGTGTTGACTCCGACACTTGTCAAAGAGTCATAAAAAATAAACTAGTCGATTATTTTGGCGTTATAAGCGGCCGCAACATTAACATCGCCGCCCGACAGTTAAAGTGAACCCCGTCATTCCAATTCACATGGGTAGCATCCGCACCCGCAATACCGTTAAAGTTATCCGCAACCGACAACCCCGGCTTATTTAAAGTTTTTAGCTGTTCAATCCAATTTAAATGACGTTGATAGATATCCGGTTGTTCTAATTTTAGACGGGCTAAAAAGTCAGGGTGATAAGGAATAATCACCACCTGAACTTCAATACCCTTGGCCACCAACGCATTCATAACGTCAGAAAACTTTGTCCAGGCCTGACGACTTTGCTCTGGGCTGATCACCCCGTGTACATAGCTTTGATACAACAGGTTCACTTCTTTTTTTAAGCTTTCAGCAGTTTCATTGCCCTGATAATCCGAGCTTTGACACAGACGATAGTCAATCTCGGCCCCCGAGCCTTGGGTGATCTCGGTTTGATTGCGATTTTTTAAAAAGTGCAACGAAGCTTCCAGGTTGTTGTGATCCAAAAGTCCTTGCAACGCTAACAACTTATCGCTTACGGAAAATGAATCGTCCGCTTTTAAAAAATGCTTTAAAGCAGGTGTATTTTTAATCTTTGCATCTCGGGTTTCACCGACAAGCTCAAAATAATCCGCTAGCCAAATGACTTTGCGAAGTTTGATATTTTCTTCGGCAATTTTTAAAAACGCTAGCTTCGTGGTGGCCTCGGCCCCGGCCGCACTGAGGTTCAATGTTTTTAAACCAGAGACCTCTTGCACCCATAGAGGAGGTGTTGTCTGTCCGCGAGAAGATCCCAAGATGATCACTTCTGCGTCTGGATGAGCTAAGATTCTTTGCGCCACTTGATAATATGAATTTAAAGTCCGCTTATTTACGTCAAGTTGAGGACATTGATAATAACACTGTGGATCGACCACATAGTTAACACCGGCGATTACCGACACTATCGTTAAAACTGAAATCAATAAAGTTATGAGACTTCGTTTTGCCATCTTATGTTCCTAAAATTGGAAGTATAAAAACGGCGATTCTTCGCCCATAAACGATAAACACACCACGAATAAAAATGCCAATATCAAAGCATTTTTATAGCTCGGCTTAAACTGGATCTGCCAGGTGTTCTTAGCCATGAAAGCCGCCCCTAAAGCCACAGCCAACATCAAGAAAAAGCGATCTTTATGTTTTGTGGGAATAAGCATGATATCCCACGCATAAGATCCACCATTTAAGAAAAACACCTTTTCTAACCACATCGTCGCCACACCAAAATTGGGCGATCTAAAAAACACCCACGCCACTGAAACAAAGAGGAACGTTAAAGTCCACTGCACATATTTGTTGCGAATGACATACCACCCGCGATCTTTAAAGTAACGTTCAACGGCAAGTAGAGATCCATGCATGACTCCCCAGACGACATACGTCCAAGCAGCCCCGTGCCATAATCCACCGATGGCCATTGTCAGCATTAGATTGCGATACGTTTTAATTTTGCCAGCGCGGTTGCCGCCCA containing:
- a CDS encoding FAD-binding oxidoreductase; amino-acid sequence: MSEFPSWGFYPPAKDQSLIELKTRFHPLPTSSQSILPRGLGRSYGDSCLNNGGSLIDTHLLNHFIEWDHQNGVIRCEAGVSFDEILKLVVPKGWFLPVTPGTKFVTVGGAIANDVHGKNHHKSGNFGNHILCFELLRSSGERLICSRRENSDLFFATIGGLGLTGLITWAEFKLAPINSSWIVQEQIQFHSLAEFFQLSIESEKDYEFTVSWVDCVTPGKDVRGIFIRGNQASPRQEANFKVHADPGIKQIPFFFPEWSLNSVSVRAFNELYYRKNLSSTKTNVVHYEPFYYPLDAIHNWNRIYGRRGFLQYQCVVPYKNDSGKALEEIFSIFKKTQMGSFLAVLKTFGAIKSEGLLSFPREGVTLALDFAKHGIELLETLELCDKIVRSVGGAVYPAKDARMTAESFHSFFPRAEEFKKHIDPQFSSSFWRRIL
- a CDS encoding SDR family oxidoreductase — encoded protein: MKKIVIIGATSYIAQDVAKIYAAEKNEFVLVGRNRQHLEVISQDLKVRGASQVHILTEDLNQISEHAKLVDAIWSQLQNVDIVLLAHGILGDQRKAETDANEFLSIINSNFVSHASLMNLIAEKMKTQKKGTIAVISSVAGERGKQSNYIYGAAKAAKSVFSDGLRNRLFPYGVHVLTLKLGFVDTPMTKSFKKGPIWAKSPTVAKGIVHAIAKKKDSVYLPFFWRYIMMIITSIPERIFKKLSL